A genomic region of Phragmites australis chromosome 2, lpPhrAust1.1, whole genome shotgun sequence contains the following coding sequences:
- the LOC133909943 gene encoding lysM domain receptor-like kinase 3 — translation MAKHGFLFFLTLFLQHHRTRAALLDWPRSNIASSALWQPMQCNAVSVKPSCSSFLYVTPEGRNLSEIASVFNGSASLIQPIRRLSGSEDLLVGVPCMCEAINKTMTALFHDTLYKVEREDTFYSININKFSGLAMYVSDSKNLTADNTTMVHLPCGCSSTATDGVLSYAVQEEDTLSTIASLFRSSSQDILNLNPELVNPNFIRTGWILFVPMGVSGSPKKKVGSLSIIIAASISAAVLLLCVFTIIFRLKRRSSQHNVEAPEIKMEGVPGSTSIAALESRFFPSMRINDIDPFQTERPVIFSLKTVGDATANFDEKRKIGEGGYGSVYLGFIGAHEIAVKKMKASKSKEFFAELKVLCKVHHINVVELIGYAAGDNHLYLVYEYVQNGSLSEHLHDPLLKGHQPLSWTARTQIASDAARGIEYIHDHTKACYVHRDIKTSNILLDNGLRAKVADFGLVKLVQRSDEEECVATHLVGTPGYLPPESVLELHMTTKSDVYAFGVVLAELITGLRALVRDNKETNKTKSLISIMRKSFKPEDLETSLETIIDPKLKDNYPIEEVCKMANISMWCLSEDPLNRPEMREIMPTLAQIHLTSIEWEASLGGDGEVFSGVSNGR, via the exons ATGGCTAAACATGGCTTCCTGTTCTTCCTCACCTTGTTTCTGCAACACCACCGTACCAGGGCTGCTTTGCTTGATTGGCCAAGAAGCAACATAGCATCATCAGCGCTATGGCAACCCATGCAATGCAATGCTGTATCCGTCAAGCCTTCATGCAGCTCATTCCTCTACGTCACTCCTGAAGGACGTAACCTGTCTGAAATAGCTTCTGTCTTCAATGGGAGTGCATCTCTCATCCAGCCTATCAGACGGCTCTCTGGTTCAGAGGACCTGTTGGTGGGTGTGCCATGCATGTGCGAGGCGATCAATAAAACCATGACTGCTCTCTTCCATGACACTCTGTATAAAGTGGAGCGGGAAGATACATTTTACAGTATCAATATCAACAAATTCAGTGGGCTCGCAATGTATGTTAGTGATAGCAAGAACCTGACTGCAGACAATACAACTATGGTTCACCTGCCATGCGGATGTTCCTCAACAGCAACAGATGGAGTGTTGTCCTATGCAGTGCAGGAGGAGGATACCCTGAGCACTATTGCAAGCTTGTTCAGATCAAGTTCACAAGATATCTTAAACTTGAATCCGGAATTAGTGAATCCTAATTTTATTAGAACAGGGTGGATCTTATTTGTCCCTATGGGTGTTTCTGGTTCTCCTAAGAAAA AGGTTGGAAGTTTGTCGATCATAATAGCAGCATCAATATCAGCTGCAGTACTGCTACTCTGCGTGTTCACTATCATTTTTCGGCTGAAAAGGAGGTCTTCTCAGCACAATGTTGAAGCACCTGAGATTAAAATGGAAGGAGTTCCCGGCAGCACCAGCATTGCTGCCCTAGAGAGCCGTTTCTTTCCATCCATGAGAATTAATG ACATTGATCCGTTCCAAACAGAGAGACCTGTGATTTTCAGCTTGAAAACAGTTGGAGATGCTACAGCTAATTTTGACGAGAAAAGAAAAATTGGTGAGGGAGGATATGGCAGCGTCTACCTCGGTTTCATAGGGGCACAT GAAATTGCAGTTAAGAAGATGAAAGCAAGCAAATCTAAGGAGTTTTTTGCTGAGCTGAAAGTTCTGTGCAAAGTACATCATATAAACGTT GTTGAGTTGATTGGTTATGCCGCTGGGGATAATCACCTGTACCTTGTTTACGAGTATGTCCAGAACGGATCACTTAGTGAGCATCTACATGATCCTTTGCTAAAAG GTCATCAACCTCTTTCATGGACTGCAAGAACACAGATAGCATCGGATGCAGCACGTGGTATTGAGTACATCCATGACCATACGAAGGCCTGTTATGTACACCGTGACATCAAAACCAGCAATATTCTGCTAGATAATGGACTGAGAGctaaa GTTGCAGATTTTGGGCTCGTGAAGCTTGTTCAGCGCAGCGATGAAGAAGAATGTGTGGCAACTCATTTAGTTGGAACACCAGGCTACCTTCCACCCGA GTCAGTACTTGAACTTCACATGACAACCAAGTCTGACGTGTATGCATTTGGAGTAGTTCTTGCAGAGCTGATTACTGGACTCCGTGCACTTGTGCGGGATAATAAGGAAACTAATAAGACAAAGTCACTAATCTCAATT ATGAGGAAATCCTTCAAACCAGAAGATCTAGAGACCTCATTGGAGACAATTATAGATCCTAAGTTGAAGGACAACTACCCCATAGAAGAAGTGTGCAAG ATGGCAAACATTTCGATGTGGTGCCTAAGTGAGGATCCATTGAACCGACCTGAGATGAGGGAGATTATGCCAACGCTGGCTCAAATCCATTTGACCTCAATAGAGTGGGAAGCGTCACTTGGAGGTGACGGGGAAGTATTTAGTGGTGTTTCCAATGGTAGATGA